In Methanoregula formicica SMSP, the DNA window ATCGCCATCGCTGCTACCAGCAGCGCCAGCAGCAGGATGTTGAATTTTCCAAGTAGCATTTTTTTTCACCTCCTTAGATTTTTTCCAGAGGCTCCGTTCACCGGCATGAGAAAAATCTTCAAAGAATCAGAAGAACATCTTCACGTGCCTTCAGGCAGGATCCGGGTCCAGCCGCACTTCGATCCGGGGCGGGCCCGTTCTCTGGTTCTGGGACAACCTCCGGCTGTCCACGGGTTCAAATTATATTTTGTTATAAATACGATTTGTCGGTCAAAACTTAACACGTCCGGACACATGCCGGTAAATATCTGTCATAAATTCTCGCCGGAAATACTGGGTTTCCATTACACCCACCTCCCGTCCGATCCCTCCCGCGAACCGATCAACCAGACCTTGCTCAAAATTGTTTCATTAAGGTCTGCTGAAAACAACCGGGTCTTCAGTCACATGAAGTAGCATCCTGTCTGTCCCCGATAAGATATTTACATCCAATCCGGACAGCGCAGGTTGTTGGTTTGATTTGAGACGCCGACACCTCGTCCCCTCCTCCTGTACTTTTCTGTTAAGCAATCCTCTCGTGTAATCCTGCGTCACTCATTACCCCCGTTTTCGAGAGTGCCTGCATACCGCCAGAGAAATCCCTGTGGCCACCACAACAACGGTTATCATCAGGGGGCTTTGACGGGTAGGTGTTGGCTGGGCTGGCTGCCCGGGAGATACCGTTACGCCAAAGGATTGTTCAGGGCCGGATTCTGACAGGTTGACTTCCGCTGGTTTTTCCCGAGTGATCCGGTACAGGGAATTCCCGGTCCGTACACCAATAGTTTTCCCGTTGTCTGATAGGGCAACATCCTGTACCGGCCCATCTGCGCTGCATTCAGAAAGCCTGGCACCGTTTTCATCAAGGATACTGACAATTCCTCCCGATGATCCGGCTACAAGAACATGCCCGTTTCCTGAGGCATGCAGGGAGGAATAATACGTGTTCTCTATCCTGACATCAGGAGAGTTATTCCATACAGGTTGCCCTTTCCGGTCCAGACAGATAACTGTGGGAAGTGCACGAGTATTTTCCGAAGGCCCTTCTCCTGCGGTAACCGCGATATATACTGAGTTCCCGTCAGGTGACAAGACAACACTTCTGGACCCGACAGGTAACTGACGGGTAAAGAGGCGGGCCCCGTCCCATGTGTAGAGTGCCAGTATATTTTTATTGAGGGTCACAACAGCAACTGATGAACCGGATCGATCCATGGCCACGGCATTCCCTCCATGAGTCGTCACGCTCCAGAGAAGATGACCGGTATTGTCAAGGAAGAAGAGGTCTGCTTCCGGCAATACCTCGGCCCGAGAATATGCGCTGGCACCCGCAACAATATATTTTCCATCATCGGACTGGGCGATACTCCCCACCGGAACCGGGGTCCGGTAATTCCATACCATTGTCCCATTACCGTCAGTCAGTGTAACATTGCCCCCGGTTCCCGGCCATACGACCATTCCGGCAGTCAGGATCGTACTTCCGTTCCCGGTTACAGCCAGATCCAGAACATGATCGGGGAGATCCTTTTTCCAGAGGAGTGTCCCGTTCCCGTCAAGGAGCACCAATTCACGGTCCCAGGATGCAGCAGCGATCCGTTCACCACCGGAGGTGATTTTGATCTGTCGCAGATCCCCGCCCGGGGTGGAATTCCACGCTACCCGGCCGTCCTCTGTCACGAGGAATATCCGGTTACCGGATATGCTGGCAAGGTGCGAGCTATTGGCGGACATTGCAAGGAACGAATTCGCAGACACATCACTCTCTCCTGTGTCTATCCTCCCCCCACACTCGGGCAGAATAGCAAGGACAGGGGTTGTCAGGCATGCAAGTAAAAGGATTGCGAGAAGAGAGATGCCTGTGCCGGCCCGGCACCGGACCATTCCGGAACAGCAGGAGAGCCGAACTCTTTTGGATCCTTTCATTCAGATGCACTCCATGGAAAAATGAGAGGGGTGGGGTCAACTCTTGACAAAGATTGACGACACATAAGGACTTGAGCCACCATACCACCTCTCCCAGCTGAGGGCTCCCGAGTTAACCGGCCATGGATCGTAAAGGTAGAAATAAATATTCCCGGAGGAGGTGTCACGTGAATATCCCGCACAGGCCCGGGCATGGTAGTTGGTTGACTGCCCCGGCTTGATCCCAATGTTGATCACGACGGGCCGGTTACCATCGATCTCGGATTTGATCAGGTCATACAAGTTAGATGGGGATCCGATACGGATGAAAGACCCTGACTTGCCAAGACCGCCCTGTGCCGGGGATTTTTTATAGTAACCATTGGTTATCTCAGTTTCAGTTGCGCCGTTGTCCGGATTGACTCCCGCAGTCTGGGCAATCTGTAACTGGGATTTAGATACCCCGTACCATGCTGAGATCATTTTTGCTGTGGCAAAGGCGCACCAGTTCGTCCCTTCCTGACCATACAGCGTGAACCCGCTCAGAGTCTTGCTTACGGTTCCACGCGGTGAAACCGTCAGGGACTGCCTGGTGGCCTTCTGCTCTTGTGCCTCCCATGAAACTACACCGGATTTCATTGAATCGAGAGAAATGGATTCATACATCGATCCTTGGCCGGATGCCGGTATAACTGAATAATCGTAGGCATCGATAATCAGCGTCGTTCCTGCACCGGATTTTGCGGGTACGGTCACTCCAAGACCGACCTTCGGGTAAGCATAACAAACCAGCAGGGTGGTTGCTTTATCAGGAGAATATCCGGCATTTTTCAGTGCCTGCTCTGCTTTTTTATTCAGCTCATCCATAGCAATTGCCTGCGGCCCATTCCCGATAGAAATTAGGGGCGCGCCAAAAACCTTGCTGGCGGCGATTTTTACTTCACCAACTTTTTTCTTTCCGTTCAGCAGTGGAAACGAATAATAGAGTTTCAGGCCATTGATATCGTAAACTGAAACAGGATCCGGACTAACAGATGCCCCGCTGAACTCTTCCCCGAGAAGTCCGTCTGAGACAAACTGTGCAAGTTCATATTGGGCAGAGCCATATGCTTCCTTTTCTGTGATATAATTATTCTGAATAATGGCAATCCGTTCAGAACTAATATCTCCGGCACTCACGATCGGTATCATCACCATTGCTGCCACCAGCAGTGCCAGCAGCAGGATGTTGAATTTTCCAAGTAGCATTTTTATCACGTCCTTAGATTTTTTCCAGAGGCTCCGCTCGCCGGCACAAAGAAAACTCCTCAGAGAATCAGAAGAACATCTTCACGTGCATTCGGGCAGGATCCGGGTCCAGCCGCACTTCGATCCGGGACGGGCCCGTCCTCAGGTTCTGGGACAACCTCCGGCTGTCCACGGGTTCAAATTATATTTTATTATAAATACGATTTGTCGGTCAAAACTTAACACGTTCGGACACATGCATACAGGAAATGAGGTTTCTTATCCGCTGCAATGAAAGAATCTGAAAAATACAACCCGGAGAGAGAAAGGATGTGATACCATGGTCTCTCCGGATTGGCGGACATCTGGATGATGGCCGCCCAGCCAAAGGTATAACCCTTTTCGAAAATACAGCTCCTGCTTTCATGCGTTACCGGAATAATGATTCCGCTTTTTAAGGCAATATCCTAAGGCAGCTCCGGTAAGAAGCAGAAGACCCCAGGAGATCGGATCAATTCCGCTCTGAACAGTTGTTGCCAGCGCTACTGGCTGCATGGGGGAAATATTCCCAGACACGGTCGGAGTGGTTTCCATATCCCGAGCCAATCCCGGTAGTGGCATACTCCAGATGTCGCCAGCTATCCGGTAATTGTCCGTGCCACCAAGAATCCAGATCCCGTCCTTGAACACAACGACTCCCTGCAAAAAGCGTGGGCTGAACCCGGGGTCTTCATTCTCGAGCGTCCAGTTATTACCATCGGGCGAAGACCAGACTTCGCTGAATGCGTGGGGGGAAGCATATTTTGTATGTTTTGCCAGGGTTTCCCAGTTTCCCCCGCCGATAACCCAGATCTTCCGGTTCGCGGAAACTACTGGAGTAAATTCCTGGTATTTGAACGGAGCATCTGCTGTGACCAATGTCCAGTTTAATCCGTTTTTGGAAGACCACACATCTTTCGATCCACCTTCGCTGATATACGTATAATCCGTGACGGGATCCGTGTATGTACTGTCTCCGGTACCTCCGACCAAATAGAGCCGGTCATTAAATACCACAATTCCCTTTCCATACCTCGGGCTGAATGACGTGCTGTTCGTGATCTCAGTCCATGTTATCCCATCAGGAGACGACCAGACGTCGTTTTTCAGATTGTCAAATGTGCCTCCGCCGATAACCCAGAGCCGGTTGTCAAAATCTGCTACCCCCATATCGCTGCGCGGACTGAACCCGGCATGCCCGGTTTCCAGCGTCCATGTTACCCCATCGGGAGATGACCAGACATCATTCGTTCCGGATCCTCCTATGACCCAGAGCCGTTCATGAAATACCAGTACACCATGACCGGAACGCGGGCTGAAAGCTGCGTGATCGGTCACCTTTTCCCATGATTGCCCATCGGGAGATGACCAGATGTCATTCATATCGCAGGTCGAATTACCGGAACAACCCCAGAAGTATCCATTGCGGGTATGACCGCCAATCACCCAGATGTGGTCGTGGAATACTGCCGTACCGAAATCATATCGTGGCCCGAATTCAGGGGATATGGCGACATTACTCCAGTTTCCCGTATGAGGTTCTTCTGCACCGACAATCCCGGTACTAAAAATGAGCAACGAAATAATCAGAATATGGCGGGCGTTCACTGGTATTCCTCCCAAAAAAAGAAGGGGGTTAATTGTTGCCGGTATTCAGTGAAATCGATGCAGGCCATGATGAATTCGTTACCGATAAACCGTAAGCAGTCGGACTCCAGTTCGCCGTATTAACATATCCGGGCATAGATGCCGGTATCACAGAATTCCCATATATATCATTGATAATAATATTAGTAAATGTTGTGTTTCCCGGCAGGTAACTGGAGTTGTAGGATTGCGGGTTTAAGGCAACGGTATTCCATCCCTCGAGTACAGTATATGCTTGAAGATTGCGATAGGTCAGATCTGAAGACTGAGATGAATTCAGGAAGAGTGTCGAACTGATCCCCAATGTCAGGTCAGTAATCGCGCCACTCCAGATTGCTCCCGAGTGGTAAAGATTTCCCTGGATGAGATCTCCCGATTCAACCAGTTCTCCGGTCGAAGGGATTCCGTATCTCCGAGTTGAGTGAATCCCATTCCCGTTATTCTCCTTGGGAGAAATCCACCACGATGCGATGCTCCAGTTCGCTTCAGTGGGATAAGGATCACTTGCTTTGCTTCGTACATACCATTCAAGAACCGGCTGAAGGAGGTAGGTCCCATTGGTGTCTTCTAGACCATTCCAGACAGTGCTTTGCGATCCATCGATAGAAATTCCCGGAGTGTAGGGAGAAACAAGGACAGGTTCTTTTGGGACATTCCACCGGGCAGAGAATTGTCCAACCGTTGAAATTCGCGCTGTTTCACCGTATTCAATCCATTGCGGTGACAGTGTCTGGGGGCTGCAGGTCTGCAATGATGACGAAACGAATTCGTGTACCCCGCCGGATTTTCCAACTATCGATACTATCCGGTTATTATTGAAGAACACATGGGTAATATCGCCTTTGTCAACGATCAGGGATTGATCCGGGACTTCGAATACGAATGTTGCCGGCAATGCTCCGCCAACAATATTGATCAGTGGTGCAGTTGCATCGTCAACAGCAAAGAGTTGGATCCCGTCAGAATCAAATACCGTTGTTACCCCGTTGTTGGAATGCTCGACAATAGCACCAAATGGAAGATTTGTCACAATGGGGACTGCCGATTCAGTTACCCTCATGGCAACCTGCGAGCTCTGCGTACTATCGCTCATCCTGAATTCTCCATTGATTATTGCTTTCTTCTGGGTCTGGAGGTATTGTAACCGAGGTAATTGAGTATTACTCTGGTTGAGGGAAGCAGCGTTCAGTTCTGATATTTTTTCACTATCGGTAGCACTCAAAGCATTCGCACTCACCATCGGTACCATCGCCATCGCCGCCACCAGCAGTGCCAGCAGGACGACCCATGTTTTAGGTATGTTCATTTTTCTTCAACTCCATTTTTTCCAGAGGCTCCGCTCACCGGCACAAAGAAAACTCCTCAGAGAATCAGAAGACTATCTTCACGTGCATTCGGGCAGGATCCGGGTCCAGCCGCACTTCGATCCGGGGCGGGCCCGTCCTCAGGTTCTGGGACAACCTCCGGCTGTCCACGGGTTCAAATTATAGTTTATTATAAATACGATTTGTCGGTCAAAACTTAACACGTCCGGACACTTGCATACAGGAAACCCGGTTTCTTATCCACTGCAATGAAAAAACTGAAAAAATACAACCCGGAGAGAGAAAGGATGTGATACCATGGTTTCTCCCCGGATCGGCGGAAAAAACAACAACCGCCATTCCACATAACCTGTTTTTTTATAAACGATTTGTCGGTCAAAACTTAATCTTTGGAAAAAACGTGTTAAGTTTTGGCCGACAAAAGGGATTATCCATCCCGCTTCATGCTACCCTGTGATACCATGAAGGTTCACTGGCTGGCACTGTTGTTCATTGTTGGATTGGCACTGTCCATTCCATCGGTATCGGCAAAGGTAATCGAAGAAAAGGACGGGTATACTGTCACTACTGTTGAAAATGCACCGTCACGGTTCGCCGATGTTTTTGCATTAACATCGTATACCATTACCCAGGGCCAGACCCGCTGGCACACGACATCCGTTCCATCGGGTGCGACAAGGTTCTTTTCCAACCTGAACTGGGGGACTTCCGCAAACTCACTGGCGTTAACCCTCTATACACCGGATGCATCGGTACTCGGACCGTATTACGATCCTGCCGATGGAGTCATCGATGGTCGTATCTACCTGATGGTAACCCGTTCCGGTGGCCTTCCATCAGGAACCTGGTCATCGAAGGTGTACGGAAGCTCGGTAACCGGAACACAGACCTATTCGTACTCTGCATCCGGGTATTGACCACAACCCTTTTTTCATAAGGGGGAGAAAAATTATTGTCGATGAATACTTCACGATTCCTGGTATTTTTCATTCTTTTATCCATCTGCCCACTCATGGTTGGCCATGCCACCGCAGAGAATTTTGGCGGATATATCGTCTCGCCGGTTCCTTCAGGAATGGATCCGGGAACCCCATTTGCGACAAAAGAGGTCAGTTTCTGGGAACTACCCCTCCAGGTTATTCTTCTGTCCCTCGCCCTGTCCGTTTCGCCGCTTCTTGAACTAGTAACTCAAGTGGTCCTGTTCACAAAATTCTACCTGTATCTGGGCTATCGGAAAGTTGCCAGAAAAAACCTTTTTTTTAACGATACCCGGGTACAGGTTTATCAGTGCATCCAGGAAAATCCCGGTATCTTTTTCAATGAGATCGTCCGGAAAACCGGTGTGAAACGAGGAACACTCCGCTACCATCTGATACTATTGCACACAAACAAAAAAATTTCCATCCTTGAGTCTGAAGGAAACGCACGATATTTTGAAAAATCCAAAAAATATTCCGGCCGGGAAATGATCGTTTTAAAATTCATCCAGAATACAACAGACCGGCGGATCCTGCTGTTGCTCATGAATGATCCTGAGTTAAACCGGAAGGAGCTGGGAAACAGACTGGGGATTTCCGGATTAATGGTTACATGGTATACGAAACGACTCAGTGACGCCGGTATAATATCTCTTGAAAAGTCTGGAAAAAATGCCAGGTATGAAATACCGCCGGAGGTACGGAATTATCTGGAAAAATACCTGATCCAAAAGAGTGACATTATGCAAACAGGAATGGCCGACAACATTTCTCAATCCGCATGATGCTATAATTCCATATACCGCTAACCACATCTGCCGATATCTGATATTCCCTGAAAAAGCCGATCGAAAAATATCCTCTTGGGCACTCACCACAATACTTTGTCTTCCGGAAGCTCGAATGCTGGAATTATGAGATATGAGCAGACCGCAGGGCTTAGTGTATTCCCCCTGATTTTGGAAATAGGAACAATAGAATAATCCGATTACCGAGCCGGATGGAGAGAACTACCGCATACGATTCACCCTGCCTGCTCACCATAGTGGCAATTTATATTAATCGAAGGTAATGATCCTCATTGTATACGGGATCTGCGATTAAGGGCTTTCGTCATATCGCCACCATTCACTTCGGGAAATTCATTGCACGGTGCCGCCCCCAAGAGCAGAAAAGACAGACCAGGAGAGATGTATGGCTGATGTATCGCGTATTGCTCTGATAAGTATCATTCTTGCATTTTGTGCAATTATCGGGATCCAGATCATTGGGAGTGTCACTATCGCTGATCATTCCCGGGAGATCCTGGATCAGATTGGATCGCTTCCGCAGGACCAGCTTGCCAGTGAAAAAACAAAACAGGAGGTTGTTGCCCTCAAAATAGAATCTGAGACAAAAGCCCTCTTCTGGACCAGCCTTCTTGGAAGCGTAGGAACATTTTTGGCAGTGCTTGCGGCATTGATCGGGCTCTGGCAGGGGCTGCGGGATTACTGGTCGAACCGGGAGAAAGAACGGCTTGACCGGGCAGCAACCGATCTGAATGCGATGTGGGAAGGACTCGCAAATACCGATTCCCGGGTGAGAGCTGGTGCGGTTGTGGGCCTGCAGCACTTTTTTACTCCGGATAAACTCGACTACCATTCCCGCATTTTATCCGCACTGGCAGTGACAGCCCGCCTTGAAAAGGATCCTGTTATCGAAAATGTCCTCACAACAACGATCCAGCAGGGGATGCGTCAGGTACCATGGGAGATCCTCCATCAGATCTCGTGGCAGGGTGTGCGGTTGAAAGGGATCAACCTTTCAAAAACCCCGTTATGTAAATGCGATTTCCGGGATGCTTACCTGGAAAACGCCAATTTCCAGGAATGCGATCTCTCTGACACTGTATTCACTGCCGCCAACCTGAAAGGTGCCAGGCTCGACAACTGCCGCCTTTCTCATACAAACCTCGAATATGCCGATCTTGCCGGCGCAAGCCTGGCGGGAGCCGCGCTCCCCGGATGCAACCTGAACAATGCGCAGGTACTGAATCTCGACCTCGAAAAGACAGATCTTCGCGGGGCTGTATTGGATCCGGATGAATTTCCCTGGAGACTGACAAAGAACTGGCGCCATGCGGCCCTGCCTGAGGGCATCAGGGAGCACCTGGTAACACAGTACGGTGGCGATGTGCGCGGAAAAAAAGTACTGATGATGATCTGGGAATTTCCGCCCTTTGCTATCGGGGGGGCCTGGACTGCCGCATACCATATCATCAGGAACCTGCGGAGACAGGGTGCGGATCTCGTAGTGATGGTGCCATGGAAACGGTCGGACCTTAACCTGGACCTTTTCGGGAATGAGGTCGAGCTGGTCACCCTGGAGATCGTTCCACCCGCGATCGATGGCGCAGCACACGATCGTACATCACCACAACCGTACCTCTCCTATGGTTCACCCTACAGCAGGTTCCCGGAACACTATGCCTATTCCCCCTACGAATCATACTCCCAAAGGCAAAGGTATTCGGCGTATGGACAATTCTCACCATACACGGGATCAGACCGGACAACTGGCCGGCATACTTCGCAACCCGGCAGGGAAATCCCTGTCTTGAGAGAAGGGCCAATAAGTGGTCTGGTAAGACAGTTCCAGCGTGGTGCCTTACACTACCTTCGCCAAAACCCGGCACAATTCGATAGTATTTATGCTGCGGACTGGCTCACGTTCTGGGCAGCGGAAGAGGTGTCCAGAAGATCAGGGAAACCCTGGATCGCTCACTTCCATTCAACGGAGTTTGACCGCCGTCCCGATGACCCGGATGAGGTTATTGTCGCCATCGAACAACGCGGCGCCCGGTCTGCGGACAGGATCCTGACTCCCAGCCACAGTACTGCGACAACAATCAGCAAGCACTATAAAATACCGGATCCAAAAACAGCACCGGATTCAAAAATAACCGTTGTGCCAAACCTGGTATCTGAGGAGATCATTCCCGTCCCGGAGTTTGGATCCTACGAGACCAAGCGGGTACTTTTTATTGGAAGACTTACCCGTCAGAAGGGCCCGGATCTCTTTGTAGAGACATGCGGGGAACTGAGCCGGCTTTTGCCATCTGCGCACTTCGCCATACACGGTTCAGGTGAAGAAAAGCGAGCTGTCATGGATCTGGCAAACCACCATGGTATCGACATTGCGTTTTCAGAATTCACTGAATGGGAATCACGGGGTGGAGCATTTGGTACTGCTTCAGCCGTGCTTGTCACATCCCGTTCCGAACCGTTCGGCATGGTGATCCTGGAGGCTATGGAACGGGGTGTTCCTGTACTGTACCCGAAATATGCCGGAGCTGCAGAAGTGTTAAAATCCGGTATCACGATCAACCCGGAAGATCCACGGGGCACCGCAAAAGAGCTCAGATGCCTCCTGACAGACAGGGACCATTGGAGCGAGGTCGTGAAGTCCCAGAGCGATGAAATCAGGAATTACTATTCCCGTAACTATGCAGATAGACTAATGGACATTTTCCAGACTATGCCGGTGAGCGCAAATCCTGCGGATCATTCTACCTCCTGATGGTTTTGTGTATCTCAGAAAAACCATTTTTCCCATGCCATTGCCGTTTACCAAATCCCGGGCACGGATATCATCCTCTCCCGTCAGTTCCCCACCCTTAATAAGCAATCACAGCCGTCCCATTCTTCGCCTTCTTTTTTGATGGTTCAGGAAAGCAGCTCTTCTCTCCTCACCATCTTTTCCCATAATTTCCACCCGATTCTTGCATCACTCATTTTTCTCCAGGGATTTTGCCCGGATCTCTTTAGCGGTATCCATAATTTTCTCAACCGGGAAATGTCGTATGCACCGGATCTCACGGGTATCCACTCATTGCATCAATGCAACG includes these proteins:
- a CDS encoding outer membrane protein assembly factor BamB family protein — its product is MSANSFLAMSANSSHLASISGNRIFLVTEDGRVAWNSTPGGDLRQIKITSGGERIAAASWDRELVLLDGNGTLLWKKDLPDHVLDLAVTGNGSTILTAGMVVWPGTGGNVTLTDGNGTMVWNYRTPVPVGSIAQSDDGKYIVAGASAYSRAEVLPEADLFFLDNTGHLLWSVTTHGGNAVAMDRSGSSVAVVTLNKNILALYTWDGARLFTRQLPVGSRSVVLSPDGNSVYIAVTAGEGPSENTRALPTVICLDRKGQPVWNNSPDVRIENTYYSSLHASGNGHVLVAGSSGGIVSILDENGARLSECSADGPVQDVALSDNGKTIGVRTGNSLYRITREKPAEVNLSESGPEQSFGVTVSPGQPAQPTPTRQSPLMITVVVVATGISLAVCRHSRKRG
- a CDS encoding C39 family peptidase, translating into MLLGKFNILLLALLVAAMVMIPIVSAGDISSERIAIIQNNYITEKEAYGSAQYELAQFVSDGLLGEEFSGASVSPDPVSVYDINGLKLYYSFPLLNGKKKVGEVKIAASKVFGAPLISIGNGPQAIAMDELNKKAEQALKNAGYSPDKATTLLVCYAYPKVGLGVTVPAKSGAGTTLIIDAYDYSVIPASGQGSMYESISLDSMKSGVVSWEAQEQKATRQSLTVSPRGTVSKTLSGFTLYGQEGTNWCAFATAKMISAWYGVSKSQLQIAQTAGVNPDNGATETEITNGYYKKSPAQGGLGKSGSFIRIGSPSNLYDLIKSEIDGNRPVVINIGIKPGQSTNYHARACAGYSRDTSSGNIYFYLYDPWPVNSGALSWERWYGGSSPYVSSIFVKS
- a CDS encoding Kelch repeat-containing protein gives rise to the protein MNARHILIISLLIFSTGIVGAEEPHTGNWSNVAISPEFGPRYDFGTAVFHDHIWVIGGHTRNGYFWGCSGNSTCDMNDIWSSPDGQSWEKVTDHAAFSPRSGHGVLVFHERLWVIGGSGTNDVWSSPDGVTWTLETGHAGFSPRSDMGVADFDNRLWVIGGGTFDNLKNDVWSSPDGITWTEITNSTSFSPRYGKGIVVFNDRLYLVGGTGDSTYTDPVTDYTYISEGGSKDVWSSKNGLNWTLVTADAPFKYQEFTPVVSANRKIWVIGGGNWETLAKHTKYASPHAFSEVWSSPDGNNWTLENEDPGFSPRFLQGVVVFKDGIWILGGTDNYRIAGDIWSMPLPGLARDMETTPTVSGNISPMQPVALATTVQSGIDPISWGLLLLTGAALGYCLKKRNHYSGNA
- a CDS encoding winged helix-turn-helix transcriptional regulator, producing MVGHATAENFGGYIVSPVPSGMDPGTPFATKEVSFWELPLQVILLSLALSVSPLLELVTQVVLFTKFYLYLGYRKVARKNLFFNDTRVQVYQCIQENPGIFFNEIVRKTGVKRGTLRYHLILLHTNKKISILESEGNARYFEKSKKYSGREMIVLKFIQNTTDRRILLLLMNDPELNRKELGNRLGISGLMVTWYTKRLSDAGIISLEKSGKNARYEIPPEVRNYLEKYLIQKSDIMQTGMADNISQSA
- a CDS encoding glycosyltransferase, with protein sequence MADVSRIALISIILAFCAIIGIQIIGSVTIADHSREILDQIGSLPQDQLASEKTKQEVVALKIESETKALFWTSLLGSVGTFLAVLAALIGLWQGLRDYWSNREKERLDRAATDLNAMWEGLANTDSRVRAGAVVGLQHFFTPDKLDYHSRILSALAVTARLEKDPVIENVLTTTIQQGMRQVPWEILHQISWQGVRLKGINLSKTPLCKCDFRDAYLENANFQECDLSDTVFTAANLKGARLDNCRLSHTNLEYADLAGASLAGAALPGCNLNNAQVLNLDLEKTDLRGAVLDPDEFPWRLTKNWRHAALPEGIREHLVTQYGGDVRGKKVLMMIWEFPPFAIGGAWTAAYHIIRNLRRQGADLVVMVPWKRSDLNLDLFGNEVELVTLEIVPPAIDGAAHDRTSPQPYLSYGSPYSRFPEHYAYSPYESYSQRQRYSAYGQFSPYTGSDRTTGRHTSQPGREIPVLREGPISGLVRQFQRGALHYLRQNPAQFDSIYAADWLTFWAAEEVSRRSGKPWIAHFHSTEFDRRPDDPDEVIVAIEQRGARSADRILTPSHSTATTISKHYKIPDPKTAPDSKITVVPNLVSEEIIPVPEFGSYETKRVLFIGRLTRQKGPDLFVETCGELSRLLPSAHFAIHGSGEEKRAVMDLANHHGIDIAFSEFTEWESRGGAFGTASAVLVTSRSEPFGMVILEAMERGVPVLYPKYAGAAEVLKSGITINPEDPRGTAKELRCLLTDRDHWSEVVKSQSDEIRNYYSRNYADRLMDIFQTMPVSANPADHSTS